The following coding sequences lie in one bacterium genomic window:
- a CDS encoding amidohydrolase family protein, whose amino-acid sequence MHLRFSLTLLIVIASLIFAWPTSAQEAGRTVVLHCGSLLAVPGSPAVQNMSVIIRRGRIVAIRPGFIERADVDAEPDEIDIVSLTDRFVLPGLIDSHTHITSEYTSDVRLRRLQESDADAALRGALYARRTLEAGFTTIRNVGSSGDSAFALRDAIRRGTVPGPRILVAGESLTPTGGHSDSTLGYRENLFPVPGAAQGVADGVAGARRAVRAQVKRGADLIKLTATGGVLSSIAAGTGQQFFEDELASIIATARLLGKRVAAHAHDADGINAALRAGVDSIEHGTFLNDESIRLFLKTGSYLVPTILAGKTVEARAKQPGFFPAVVARKALRVGPQSQEAFKRAHAAGVKIAFGTDSGVSPHSENAREFAYMIEAGMSEMDAIVSATVGAADLLGLSREIGTIEKGKVADLIATPRNPLVDVKELQRVVFVMHNGVVHRNDVPSPPSSP is encoded by the coding sequence ATGCATTTGCGGTTTTCTCTCACTCTGCTGATTGTGATCGCGAGTTTGATCTTCGCTTGGCCGACATCCGCGCAAGAGGCTGGCCGCACCGTCGTGTTGCACTGTGGTTCTCTGCTCGCCGTGCCCGGATCTCCGGCCGTCCAGAATATGAGCGTGATCATTCGCCGCGGCCGGATCGTTGCGATTCGCCCGGGGTTTATCGAGCGAGCAGACGTCGACGCCGAGCCGGACGAAATCGACATCGTCTCGCTGACCGATCGCTTCGTGCTCCCGGGTTTGATCGACTCCCATACTCATATCACCTCGGAGTACACCTCGGACGTGCGTTTGCGACGGCTCCAGGAAAGCGACGCCGACGCAGCGCTCCGTGGCGCTCTCTACGCCCGGCGCACGCTCGAAGCGGGCTTTACGACCATCCGCAATGTGGGTTCGAGCGGTGACTCTGCGTTTGCGCTGCGCGACGCGATCCGACGCGGAACGGTGCCGGGACCGCGAATCCTGGTCGCCGGTGAGTCATTGACCCCGACCGGTGGCCATAGTGACTCGACGCTGGGCTATCGCGAGAATCTGTTTCCGGTGCCGGGAGCCGCTCAAGGCGTGGCCGACGGCGTGGCGGGAGCAAGGCGAGCGGTGCGTGCGCAGGTCAAGCGCGGTGCCGACCTCATCAAGTTGACCGCCACCGGTGGTGTGTTGAGTTCGATCGCGGCGGGGACGGGTCAGCAATTCTTCGAAGACGAACTGGCTTCGATCATTGCGACTGCGCGTCTGCTGGGCAAGCGCGTCGCAGCGCACGCCCATGATGCGGACGGCATCAATGCAGCGCTTCGCGCGGGAGTCGATTCGATCGAACACGGCACATTCCTGAATGATGAGTCGATTCGCTTGTTTCTGAAAACCGGAAGCTATCTCGTACCGACGATCCTGGCGGGTAAGACGGTGGAGGCGCGCGCCAAACAACCCGGGTTCTTTCCCGCAGTCGTTGCCCGGAAGGCGTTGCGCGTGGGTCCGCAGAGCCAAGAGGCGTTCAAGCGCGCACATGCGGCGGGTGTGAAGATCGCATTCGGAACGGATTCCGGTGTCAGCCCGCACAGTGAGAACGCGCGCGAGTTCGCGTATATGATCGAAGCTGGCATGAGTGAGATGGACGCAATCGTGAGCGCCACCGTCGGTGCTGCGGATCTACTGGGTCTGTCCAGGGAGATCGGTACGATCGAAAAAGGCAAAGTCGCCGATCTGATTGCGACTCCGCGAAATCCTCTGGTCGATGTCAAAGAACTGCAGCGCGTCGTCTTCGTGATGCACAACGGGGTCGTGCATCGCAACGATGTGCCTAGTCCACCTTCTAGTCCTTGA
- a CDS encoding AMP-binding protein: protein MSSPGATNLDMDAARKVGMTVAVTAREHPGRHAIRSPLGDRSFEELNARANQLARALRKAGLKAGDAVALLCANRPEFAEVFSGLLRSGLRLTAINWHLQSEEVAYIVENCEARAFIADTRFADVAAAVAKETENAGVRLAVAGPIDGFDSYDRVLSQQDGSDIDDPELGGTMLYTSGTTGRPKGVYRREPPPVTGLAISAAQTAAYDGAKDTCLCTGPLYHAAPLAFNLAGPLAGGVGVSLMDRWDPEETLRLTQEHGATHTHMVATMFHRLLALPEEVRERYDISSMRYVLHGAAPTPVHVKKALIDWFGPVVFEYYAATEGGGTFIDSHEWLNKPGSVGQPAPGQLVEIRDDDGNPLPSGDVGTVYFRAPGYGRFEYFKDPEKTSSSYAGDFFTMKDMGYLDEDGYLFLTGRTSELIISGGVNIYPSEVDDVLLEHPAVADVATVGVPNEEFGEEVKAVVQPVDGRAASHALADELIQHCRSRLAHYKCPRSVDFDAEIPRSAAGKVQRRVIRDRYWQGRERQI, encoded by the coding sequence ATGAGTTCCCCAGGCGCCACGAACCTCGATATGGACGCGGCTCGCAAGGTCGGGATGACGGTCGCCGTGACCGCTCGCGAGCATCCAGGGCGCCACGCGATCCGTTCTCCTCTGGGCGACCGCAGTTTTGAGGAACTCAATGCGCGGGCGAATCAACTCGCTCGGGCGTTGCGCAAAGCAGGTCTGAAAGCCGGTGACGCGGTGGCGCTGCTCTGCGCAAACCGGCCCGAATTCGCAGAGGTGTTCAGCGGATTACTGCGCTCTGGCCTGCGATTGACCGCGATCAACTGGCACCTGCAGTCCGAGGAGGTCGCCTACATCGTAGAGAACTGTGAAGCCCGGGCGTTCATCGCGGATACGCGGTTTGCAGACGTTGCCGCAGCCGTCGCGAAGGAGACGGAAAATGCGGGCGTACGCCTGGCCGTCGCCGGCCCGATCGATGGCTTCGATTCCTATGATCGCGTGCTTTCACAGCAGGACGGGAGCGATATCGACGATCCGGAACTCGGCGGCACCATGCTCTACACCTCTGGCACGACGGGCCGACCCAAGGGCGTGTACCGCAGGGAGCCGCCTCCGGTTACGGGTCTGGCCATCTCGGCCGCGCAGACTGCGGCCTATGATGGCGCGAAGGACACATGTTTGTGTACGGGGCCCCTGTATCACGCGGCGCCGCTGGCTTTCAATCTCGCCGGCCCGCTGGCTGGCGGCGTGGGCGTCTCGCTGATGGACAGGTGGGATCCCGAGGAGACTCTGCGCCTGACTCAGGAGCACGGCGCAACCCATACTCATATGGTCGCGACCATGTTCCATCGCCTGCTGGCCCTGCCCGAAGAAGTGCGCGAGCGCTACGACATTTCTTCGATGCGCTATGTGCTCCACGGTGCAGCACCCACGCCTGTGCACGTCAAGAAAGCGCTGATCGACTGGTTCGGTCCAGTGGTGTTCGAGTACTACGCGGCGACCGAAGGCGGGGGCACCTTCATCGACTCGCACGAGTGGTTGAACAAACCCGGCAGCGTCGGTCAGCCCGCGCCCGGTCAGCTTGTGGAGATTCGCGACGACGATGGCAATCCGCTGCCTTCCGGTGACGTCGGGACGGTCTATTTCCGTGCCCCCGGTTATGGGCGCTTCGAGTACTTCAAGGATCCCGAGAAAACGTCATCCAGCTATGCCGGTGACTTCTTCACGATGAAGGACATGGGGTATCTGGATGAAGACGGTTATCTCTTCCTGACCGGCCGGACCTCCGAGTTGATCATTTCCGGGGGCGTGAACATCTATCCGTCCGAAGTCGACGACGTTTTGCTGGAGCATCCGGCCGTCGCCGATGTGGCGACTGTCGGTGTTCCGAACGAGGAGTTCGGCGAAGAGGTGAAAGCGGTCGTACAACCCGTTGACGGCCGCGCCGCGTCCCACGCGCTGGCTGACGAGCTGATCCAGCACTGTCGCTCCAGGCTCGCTCACTACAAATGTCCGCGCAGCGTCGACTTCGATGCCGAGATCCCGCGCAGCGCCGCTGGCAAGGTGCAGCGTCGTGTGATCCGCGATCGCTACTGGCAGGGCAGGGAGCGCCAGATCTGA
- the mdh gene encoding malate dehydrogenase — translation MASRKISLIGAGNIGGVQAQLIAQKQLADVTIFDVVEGLPQGKALDICHALDGWNSDTRIVGTNDYKDTAGSDLYIVTAGLARKPGMSRDDLLNTNLGIIKQVAQGIRDNSPDAIVIVVSNPLDAMVWAMKEVTGFPKERVFGMAGVLDSARFKFFVAEELGVSVRDVVAVVLGGHGDTMVPLPRLCSVNGVPLESLLSKAKIDEIVTRVRGAGGEVVGLLKTGSAFVSPAQASVSMAEAVLNDEKRVLPCAAFLEGEYGASGIYMGVPAQLGARGLEKVFELDLDSDEKALLGESIEHVKSLIADIKL, via the coding sequence TTGGCGAGCAGAAAGATCTCACTCATCGGAGCGGGCAACATCGGAGGCGTTCAGGCTCAACTGATCGCCCAGAAACAACTCGCGGACGTCACGATTTTCGATGTCGTAGAAGGCCTGCCGCAGGGCAAGGCGCTCGACATCTGTCACGCGCTCGACGGTTGGAACTCGGACACACGTATCGTCGGTACGAACGACTACAAGGATACCGCCGGTTCGGATCTCTACATCGTTACGGCGGGCCTCGCGCGCAAACCCGGTATGAGCCGCGATGACCTGCTCAACACGAATCTGGGAATCATCAAACAGGTGGCGCAGGGGATCCGCGACAACTCTCCCGACGCGATCGTGATCGTGGTTTCGAACCCACTCGATGCCATGGTGTGGGCCATGAAGGAAGTCACGGGTTTTCCAAAGGAACGCGTATTCGGAATGGCCGGAGTACTCGACAGCGCACGTTTCAAGTTCTTCGTCGCCGAGGAACTCGGTGTCTCGGTGCGCGACGTCGTGGCGGTGGTTCTGGGCGGGCATGGCGACACGATGGTTCCGCTGCCGCGCCTGTGCAGCGTCAACGGCGTGCCGTTGGAATCCCTCCTGTCGAAGGCAAAGATCGACGAGATCGTGACGCGCGTCCGCGGCGCAGGCGGTGAAGTTGTCGGCCTGCTCAAGACGGGCTCGGCTTTCGTCTCGCCGGCGCAGGCATCGGTGAGCATGGCGGAGGCCGTCCTGAACGACGAAAAGCGCGTGCTTCCATGCGCGGCCTTTCTGGAAGGCGAGTACGGCGCTTCCGGTATCTACATGGGGGTTCCCGCACAACTGGGTGCGCGCGGCCTCGAAAAAGTGTTTGAACTTGATCTAGACTCCGACGAGAAGGCGCTGCTCGGAGAGAGCATCGAGCACGTCAAGTCCCTGATCGCCGACATCAAGCTCTGA
- the thrH gene encoding bifunctional phosphoserine phosphatase/homoserine phosphotransferase ThrH: protein MIIACLDLEGVLIPEIWINVAERTGISELRRTTRDEPDYDKLMKYRLGILDEHGLGIAQIQEVIDTLDPLEGAPEFLDWLREGFQPIILSDTFYQFAAPLMRKLGHPTLFCHDLEIESDGRISNYRLRMPDQKRAAVESIRALNFNVIATGDSYNDTSMLSAAHAGILFCPPENVVREFPQFPVTSGYDELAREFEAAAERL, encoded by the coding sequence TTGATCATCGCCTGCCTGGATCTTGAGGGAGTCTTGATTCCCGAGATCTGGATCAACGTCGCCGAGCGCACGGGGATCTCGGAATTGCGCCGTACGACCCGCGACGAACCCGATTACGACAAGCTCATGAAGTACCGGCTCGGCATTCTCGACGAGCACGGCCTGGGCATCGCACAGATCCAGGAGGTGATCGATACGCTCGATCCGCTCGAGGGGGCACCGGAGTTTCTCGACTGGCTGCGCGAAGGTTTCCAGCCGATCATCCTTTCGGACACCTTCTATCAGTTCGCCGCCCCGCTGATGCGAAAACTCGGGCACCCCACGCTGTTTTGTCACGATCTGGAGATTGAATCCGACGGACGGATTTCGAACTACCGGCTGCGCATGCCGGACCAGAAGCGCGCGGCGGTCGAGTCGATACGAGCTCTCAACTTCAATGTGATTGCAACTGGGGACTCCTACAACGACACGAGCATGCTCTCTGCCGCCCACGCCGGGATCCTCTTCTGCCCACCCGAAAACGTGGTACGGGAGTTTCCGCAGTTTCCCGTGACGAGTGGCTACGACGAGCTTGCGCGGGAATTCGAAGCGGCGGCCGAGCGACTCTGA